The proteins below come from a single Rhodococcus sp. WMMA185 genomic window:
- a CDS encoding glutamate ABC transporter substrate-binding protein, translating into MKINRSIRMGIGVMAIAVVASACGGAGEQRSALQSASDGSLVVGIKYDQPGLGLRNPDGSFSGFDVEVAKYVADKLGVAPENITFKESPSAQRETLIENGEVDFVAATYSITDARKESVDFAGPYFVAGQSLLVKSDNADITGPESLNDGKKLCSVSGSTPAQTVKDKYAHDVQLQEFDTYSACVEALRNGAVDAVTTDDIILAGYAAQYPGELKVVGEPFTEERYGIGVAKGDAEARSQINDAIDEMIADGSWERAFNDTVGASGYQLPTPPTVDRY; encoded by the coding sequence ATGAAGATCAATCGCTCGATTCGTATGGGGATCGGCGTCATGGCGATCGCCGTCGTCGCATCCGCATGCGGCGGTGCTGGTGAGCAGCGCAGCGCTCTACAGAGCGCGTCCGATGGCTCACTTGTCGTCGGCATCAAGTACGACCAGCCCGGGCTCGGGTTGCGCAACCCCGACGGGTCCTTCAGCGGCTTCGACGTCGAGGTCGCCAAGTACGTGGCCGACAAGCTGGGGGTTGCACCCGAGAACATCACGTTCAAGGAGTCCCCGTCGGCTCAGCGCGAGACGCTGATCGAGAACGGTGAAGTCGACTTCGTCGCCGCCACCTACTCGATCACCGATGCACGCAAGGAATCGGTCGACTTCGCCGGACCGTACTTCGTCGCCGGGCAGTCACTCCTGGTGAAGTCCGACAATGCGGACATCACCGGCCCCGAGTCGCTCAACGACGGTAAGAAGCTGTGCTCGGTTTCCGGCTCCACGCCTGCGCAGACGGTCAAGGACAAGTACGCGCATGACGTCCAGCTCCAGGAGTTCGACACGTACTCCGCATGTGTCGAGGCGCTGCGCAACGGCGCAGTCGACGCCGTGACCACCGACGACATCATCCTCGCCGGGTACGCCGCCCAATACCCGGGCGAACTGAAAGTTGTCGGCGAACCCTTCACCGAGGAGCGATACGGGATCGGCGTCGCGAAGGGCGATGCAGAGGCCCGGAGCCAGATCAACGACGCCATCGACGAGATGATCGCGGACGGCTCATGGGAGCGTGCGTTCAACGACACCGTCGGTGCATCGGGCTACCAGCTCCCGACGCCCCCGACCGTCGATCGGTACTGA
- the miaB gene encoding tRNA (N6-isopentenyl adenosine(37)-C2)-methylthiotransferase MiaB, translated as MDTIDENPFPRSRGDDQRSYEVRTYGCQMNVHDSERLSGLLEDAGYTKAGAGQVPDLVVFNTCAVRENADNKLYGNLSHLAPAKERNPDMQIAVGGCLAQKDRDIVVEKAPWVDVVFGTHNIGSLPVLLDRARHNRRAEVEILDTLEAFPSTLPAKRESAYAGWVSISVGCNNTCTFCIVPALRGKEIDRRPGDILAEVQALVKEGVLEVTLLGQNVNAYGVSFADPEQPRDRGAFAALLRACGDIEGLERVRFTSPHPAEFTDDVIEAMAATPNVCPQLHMPLQSGSDRVLKAMRRSYRKSRFLGIIDKVRTAMPHAAITTDIIVGFPGETEEDFQETLDVVRRARFTSAFTFQYSKRPGTPAAEMDEQVPKAVVQERYDRLIALQEEISLEENRKFVGAEVELLVAAGEGRKNAETARMSGRARDGRLVHFRPEGNLDGIIRPGDVVTIVVSAAAPHHLVADTPVLTHRRTRAGDSFDRGVTPKTPPIGVGLGLPKIGAPAQLPAQIGCNA; from the coding sequence GTGGACACGATCGACGAAAACCCCTTTCCGCGCAGCCGCGGTGATGATCAGCGCAGCTACGAGGTGCGTACCTACGGCTGCCAGATGAATGTGCACGATTCCGAGCGGCTGTCCGGTCTGCTCGAAGACGCGGGCTACACGAAGGCAGGCGCAGGACAGGTGCCCGACCTCGTGGTCTTCAACACGTGCGCGGTCCGGGAGAACGCCGACAACAAGCTCTACGGCAACCTGAGTCATCTCGCACCGGCGAAGGAACGCAATCCCGACATGCAGATCGCAGTGGGTGGTTGTTTGGCTCAGAAGGACCGCGACATCGTCGTAGAAAAGGCGCCGTGGGTCGACGTGGTGTTCGGTACCCACAACATCGGGTCGCTTCCTGTGCTCCTCGATCGAGCACGCCACAATCGGCGGGCAGAGGTTGAGATCCTCGACACGCTCGAGGCATTTCCTTCCACCTTGCCCGCCAAACGGGAGTCGGCTTACGCGGGTTGGGTGTCCATTTCCGTGGGATGCAACAACACGTGCACGTTCTGCATCGTGCCCGCACTGCGCGGCAAGGAAATCGACCGGCGCCCCGGCGACATCCTGGCGGAGGTCCAGGCACTGGTGAAAGAAGGTGTCCTCGAGGTCACCCTTCTCGGGCAGAACGTAAACGCGTACGGGGTGTCCTTCGCCGACCCGGAGCAACCCCGAGACCGCGGTGCGTTCGCCGCACTGCTTCGTGCGTGCGGGGACATCGAAGGGCTCGAGCGGGTCCGTTTCACGTCACCGCACCCAGCCGAGTTCACCGACGACGTCATCGAGGCGATGGCCGCGACCCCCAACGTGTGTCCGCAGTTGCACATGCCCCTGCAGTCCGGTTCGGACCGAGTATTGAAGGCGATGCGCCGCTCCTACCGGAAGTCGCGGTTCCTCGGGATCATCGACAAGGTACGCACCGCGATGCCGCACGCGGCGATAACTACCGACATCATCGTGGGCTTTCCAGGCGAGACCGAGGAAGACTTCCAGGAAACTCTCGACGTCGTCCGCCGGGCGCGATTTACCAGTGCCTTCACGTTCCAGTACTCCAAGCGGCCCGGTACCCCGGCAGCTGAGATGGACGAGCAGGTCCCGAAGGCCGTCGTTCAAGAACGGTACGACCGTCTCATTGCGTTGCAGGAGGAGATTTCCCTCGAGGAGAACCGGAAGTTCGTCGGGGCCGAGGTGGAACTACTCGTCGCCGCCGGCGAGGGCCGGAAGAACGCAGAGACAGCCCGAATGAGCGGCCGCGCACGAGACGGCAGGCTCGTCCACTTCCGGCCGGAGGGAAACCTCGACGGAATCATTCGACCCGGCGACGTCGTCACGATCGTCGTCAGCGCTGCGGCGCCTCACCACCTCGTCGCCGATACCCCGGTCTTGACACATCGACGAACCCGCGCGGGTGACTCCTTCGATAGGGGCGTCACTCCGAAGACCCCGCCGATCGGCGTAGGACTCGGTCTACCGAAGATCGGCGCCCCGGCACAACTACCTGCTCAGATTGGATGCAACGCATGA
- a CDS encoding Rv2732c family membrane protein, which translates to MQRMTSADDFDRTPGEKSSNESDPIEDYRKDFDAAEKKVAGEIDPGVRALVVAVAIVILLGSLTLPHSGIANGWEVLVNSNEARAESIALPSRLFVGFAVVFGVIVSMLALVTRRWILAWIALAGTAVSIVLGMLAIWSRQTPPPGVVASGPGIGLIIGWLVVIVLTFHWLKVVWGRTALQMAAEEERRAAAAEAERRGDWNVG; encoded by the coding sequence ATGCAACGCATGACCTCCGCGGACGACTTCGATCGGACCCCCGGCGAGAAGTCGAGTAACGAGAGCGATCCGATCGAGGATTACCGAAAAGACTTCGACGCCGCCGAGAAGAAAGTGGCCGGTGAGATCGACCCGGGCGTGCGTGCGCTGGTGGTCGCGGTCGCAATCGTGATCTTGCTGGGCTCGTTGACGTTGCCGCATTCCGGCATCGCGAACGGGTGGGAGGTGCTGGTGAACAGCAACGAGGCGCGCGCCGAGTCGATCGCACTTCCGTCGCGTCTGTTCGTCGGGTTCGCGGTGGTGTTCGGAGTGATCGTGTCGATGTTGGCCCTGGTCACCCGCCGTTGGATTCTGGCCTGGATCGCTCTCGCGGGCACTGCTGTGTCCATCGTGCTCGGGATGCTTGCCATCTGGTCGCGGCAGACACCGCCACCGGGAGTCGTTGCCTCCGGTCCCGGAATAGGGCTGATCATCGGTTGGCTCGTCGTCATCGTGCTCACGTTCCACTGGCTGAAGGTGGTCTGGGGACGAACCGCGCTCCAGATGGCGGCCGAAGAAGAACGCCGCGCCGCAGCCGCGGAAGCGGAGCGGCGCGGCGATTGGAACGTCGGCTGA
- a CDS encoding DUF349 domain-containing protein, whose product MTDSSDAQPGVEPAAQQHDTPKPSVPKPSGPAKPGVPKPHPTPTHALSAPPVPAESDPSKFGRVDEDGTAWVKTADGERQIGSWQAGDAAEGLAHFGRRFDDLATEVALLEARLSSGAGDAKKTKAAAVAIAESLPTAAVIGDIDSLAARLDVIIVESDEAAAHAKHEKELSRKAHIERKEELAAEAEKIGAESTQWKAAGDRLREILDEWKTIRGIDRKIDDALWKRYSKAREAFNRRRGAHFAELDRERAAAKARKEELVVQAEALSSSTDWGPTAGAFRDLLTEWKAAGRAPRDADDALWKRFKTAQDVFFSARNAASSERDAEFEENAVAKEALLKSAQNIDPSKDIAAARAALRDLQEKWDAIGKVPRERMHDLEGKLRAVEKRVHDAADEQWRRTDPEAMARAAQFRERVAQFEEQAAKATAAGKTKDAETALAQAKQWREWAEAAEEAISGH is encoded by the coding sequence ATGACCGACAGCAGCGACGCGCAGCCCGGCGTGGAGCCTGCCGCTCAGCAGCACGACACGCCGAAGCCCAGCGTCCCGAAACCGAGTGGGCCCGCCAAACCCGGTGTACCCAAGCCCCACCCCACCCCGACGCACGCCCTCTCCGCTCCTCCTGTCCCCGCCGAGAGCGATCCGAGCAAGTTCGGTCGCGTCGACGAAGACGGCACGGCCTGGGTCAAGACCGCGGACGGAGAACGGCAGATCGGCTCGTGGCAGGCCGGCGATGCTGCGGAGGGACTGGCACACTTCGGTCGGCGTTTCGATGATCTCGCGACGGAGGTGGCTCTGCTCGAAGCAAGGCTGAGTTCGGGCGCCGGCGACGCGAAGAAGACGAAGGCGGCAGCGGTCGCGATCGCCGAGTCACTTCCGACCGCCGCGGTGATCGGCGACATCGACTCACTCGCGGCGCGCCTCGATGTCATCATCGTGGAATCGGACGAGGCGGCGGCCCATGCCAAGCATGAGAAGGAACTGTCTCGAAAGGCCCACATCGAACGCAAGGAAGAACTGGCCGCCGAGGCCGAGAAGATCGGCGCCGAGTCGACGCAGTGGAAAGCTGCGGGCGACCGTCTACGAGAGATCCTGGACGAGTGGAAGACCATCCGCGGAATCGATCGCAAAATCGACGATGCGCTGTGGAAGCGGTATTCCAAGGCGCGGGAGGCGTTCAACCGGCGGCGCGGCGCGCACTTTGCCGAACTCGACCGTGAGCGTGCGGCTGCCAAGGCGAGGAAGGAAGAACTTGTCGTCCAGGCCGAGGCGCTATCGAGTTCGACCGATTGGGGTCCCACCGCGGGAGCGTTTCGCGATCTCCTCACCGAGTGGAAGGCGGCCGGTCGCGCTCCACGCGACGCAGACGACGCACTGTGGAAACGGTTCAAGACCGCCCAGGACGTGTTCTTCTCTGCCCGCAATGCGGCCTCCTCCGAGCGTGATGCCGAGTTCGAGGAGAACGCCGTGGCCAAAGAGGCGCTGCTGAAGAGCGCCCAGAACATCGATCCGTCCAAGGACATCGCCGCCGCGAGGGCCGCACTGCGTGACCTCCAGGAGAAGTGGGACGCCATCGGCAAAGTGCCTCGCGAGCGGATGCACGACCTCGAAGGCAAGCTTCGGGCCGTCGAGAAGCGGGTTCACGACGCCGCCGACGAGCAGTGGCGTCGCACCGACCCGGAGGCCATGGCACGCGCTGCGCAGTTCCGGGAACGCGTCGCGCAGTTCGAGGAACAGGCCGCCAAGGCCACGGCGGCGGGTAAGACGAAGGATGCCGAGACTGCACTCGCACAGGCCAAGCAGTGGCGTGAATGGGCCGAGGCTGCGGAGGAGGCCATCAGCGGTCACTAG
- the miaA gene encoding tRNA (adenosine(37)-N6)-dimethylallyltransferase MiaA → MTRPAPVAVVGPTGTGKSDLALDLAERLRGEIVNIDAMQLYRGMDIGTAKLAPAERRGIPHHQLDVLDVTQTATVANYQQAAAHDVEEITERGAVPIIVGGSMMYVQSLLDEWSFPATDADVRARWEAFLAQRGVAAVHEELSRVDPEAAASILPTDGRRLVRALEVVEITGRPFAASAPRIGEPRWGTRIIGVDRESTELDERLRLRTRLMFERGLVDEVRGLIDVGLREGVTAPRAIGYAQVLAWFDGEYDLDEAQERTFIGTRRYVRRQRSWFRRDRRIRWVDGNDPDIANTVIRGLDDIRMLGER, encoded by the coding sequence GTGACGCGGCCTGCGCCTGTTGCCGTCGTCGGCCCCACCGGTACCGGTAAATCTGATCTCGCCCTGGATCTGGCCGAACGCCTTCGCGGTGAGATCGTCAATATCGACGCGATGCAGTTGTACCGGGGAATGGACATCGGCACTGCAAAACTCGCCCCCGCAGAGCGGCGCGGGATACCGCACCATCAACTCGACGTGCTCGACGTGACCCAGACTGCCACCGTCGCCAATTATCAGCAGGCGGCGGCCCATGATGTCGAGGAGATCACAGAGCGCGGCGCCGTGCCAATCATCGTCGGCGGATCGATGATGTATGTCCAGTCGCTGCTCGACGAGTGGAGTTTCCCCGCCACCGACGCGGACGTACGGGCGCGATGGGAGGCGTTTCTCGCGCAGCGGGGTGTCGCGGCCGTGCATGAAGAATTGAGCCGTGTCGACCCCGAGGCTGCGGCATCGATCCTCCCGACCGACGGGAGGCGCCTGGTCAGAGCGCTCGAGGTCGTGGAGATCACTGGCCGGCCGTTTGCGGCGTCCGCGCCGCGCATCGGCGAGCCGCGATGGGGAACACGGATCATCGGCGTCGACCGCGAGAGCACCGAACTGGACGAGAGGCTCCGGCTCCGCACGCGACTGATGTTCGAGCGAGGTCTCGTCGATGAAGTGCGGGGACTGATCGACGTGGGCTTGCGAGAAGGTGTGACTGCCCCTCGGGCGATCGGCTACGCACAGGTCCTGGCGTGGTTCGACGGCGAATACGATCTCGACGAGGCGCAGGAGCGCACCTTCATCGGCACTCGCCGGTACGTGCGTCGGCAGCGGTCGTGGTTCCGTCGGGATCGCCGCATCCGTTGGGTGGACGGAAACGACCCCGACATTGCTAACACCGTGATCAGAGGACTCGACGACATCCGGATGCTCGGAGAGCGATGA
- the dapF gene encoding diaminopimelate epimerase: MDFSKGHGTENDFVVLPDLEVRIDLSAARVTALCDRRRGIGADGVLRVAKAGALVTAGVLAELPGGVSEDDWFMDYRNADGSIAEMCGNGVRVFAHYLRSAGFEAREEFVVGSRAGGRPVIVHSTDGADGDVTVGMGAVRDLGTSTATIDGKVLSGIGIDVGNPHLACVDPHLTADSLAALDLTAAPGFDPGFFPHGVNVEILTRIEAGAVDMRVHERGVGETRSCGTGTVAAATAALRFDGSDSGEVNVRIPGGQVTVALSDGQATLRGPSTLVASGDLADSWWNAVA, from the coding sequence ATGGACTTCAGTAAGGGGCACGGCACCGAGAACGACTTCGTGGTCCTGCCCGATCTCGAGGTCCGCATCGACTTGTCTGCTGCGCGGGTGACCGCGTTGTGTGATCGTCGACGGGGGATCGGAGCTGACGGGGTCCTGCGCGTGGCCAAGGCCGGTGCACTCGTGACGGCCGGTGTGCTCGCCGAGCTTCCCGGCGGTGTGTCCGAGGACGACTGGTTCATGGACTACCGCAACGCGGACGGATCGATTGCCGAGATGTGCGGCAACGGTGTTCGAGTCTTCGCCCACTACCTTCGGTCGGCGGGCTTCGAGGCACGTGAAGAGTTCGTGGTCGGTAGCCGGGCGGGCGGTAGGCCGGTGATCGTGCATTCCACAGACGGCGCCGACGGAGATGTGACCGTGGGCATGGGTGCCGTCCGGGATCTGGGTACCAGCACCGCGACCATCGACGGCAAGGTCTTGAGCGGAATCGGCATAGACGTCGGTAATCCGCATCTGGCTTGCGTGGATCCACATCTGACAGCGGACTCACTCGCGGCACTCGACCTGACGGCCGCCCCGGGATTCGATCCCGGCTTCTTCCCGCACGGGGTGAACGTGGAGATCCTCACCCGAATCGAAGCCGGCGCCGTCGACATGCGTGTGCACGAGCGCGGGGTCGGCGAGACGAGATCGTGCGGCACCGGTACGGTAGCCGCCGCGACAGCCGCGCTGCGCTTCGACGGGTCCGACTCCGGTGAGGTGAATGTCCGCATTCCCGGTGGTCAGGTAACCGTGGCGCTGTCCGATGGGCAGGCAACCCTTCGTGGTCCCTCCACACTCGTGGCATCAGGAGATCTCGCCGACAGCTGGTGGAACGCCGTCGCCTGA
- the hflX gene encoding GTPase HflX encodes MTKSHRTEETPIFDFAELAYDDGSPSVGEMQLEDRSALRRVAGLSTELTDITEVEYRQLRLERVVLVGVWTQGTVAQAESSMAELAALAETAGSEVLEGLVQRRDKPDAATYIGSGKAEELREVVLATGADTVICDGELTPAQLTALEKVVRVKVIDRTALILDIFAQHATSREGKAQVTLAQMEYMLPRLRGWGESMSRQAGGRAGSNGGVGLRGPGETKIETDRRRIRERMAKLRREIKGMKAARDTKRTRRLRSEAPSIAIVGYTNAGKSSLLNALTGSGVLVQNALFATLDPTTRRAVLDDGREYTLTDTVGFVRHLPTQLVEAFRSTLEEVTDADLLLHVVDGSDPLPTDQIKAVREVITEVLSENDAPAPPELIVVNKVDAADPVTLTQLRGLLPGASFVSARTGEGIAELRGHLSEVLVRPEIEISVLLPYTRGDLMSRIHADGQILDSSHGEDGTRVHARVPESLASALVQYAGSA; translated from the coding sequence ATGACGAAATCACATCGCACAGAAGAAACGCCGATCTTCGACTTCGCCGAGCTCGCCTACGACGACGGGAGTCCTTCGGTCGGCGAGATGCAACTCGAGGACCGCAGCGCATTGCGCAGGGTCGCCGGGCTTTCGACCGAGCTCACCGATATCACCGAGGTCGAGTACCGGCAGTTGCGCCTCGAACGCGTGGTGCTGGTCGGCGTCTGGACGCAGGGGACCGTGGCGCAAGCCGAATCCAGCATGGCCGAACTTGCGGCACTCGCCGAAACTGCGGGATCGGAGGTCCTCGAGGGTCTTGTCCAGCGGCGTGACAAACCTGACGCGGCCACCTACATCGGTTCCGGCAAGGCCGAGGAACTTCGCGAGGTCGTGCTCGCGACTGGCGCCGACACCGTGATCTGCGACGGTGAGCTCACACCTGCGCAGTTGACTGCCCTGGAGAAGGTCGTCAGGGTCAAGGTCATCGATCGGACAGCGCTGATCCTCGACATCTTCGCCCAACACGCCACGTCCAGAGAGGGCAAGGCGCAGGTGACTCTGGCGCAAATGGAGTACATGCTGCCGCGACTGCGCGGCTGGGGTGAGTCGATGTCCCGGCAGGCGGGCGGTCGTGCCGGCAGCAACGGTGGCGTGGGTCTGCGCGGTCCTGGTGAGACCAAGATCGAAACGGACCGGCGTCGTATCCGTGAGCGGATGGCAAAACTGCGCCGCGAGATCAAAGGAATGAAGGCCGCCCGCGACACGAAGCGCACCCGCCGACTCCGCAGTGAGGCGCCATCCATCGCGATCGTCGGATACACGAACGCCGGTAAGTCGAGCCTGCTCAACGCGTTGACCGGATCCGGCGTACTTGTGCAGAACGCGCTCTTCGCCACCCTCGATCCGACTACGCGCCGTGCCGTGCTGGATGACGGGCGCGAGTACACCCTGACGGACACCGTCGGTTTCGTGCGGCACCTGCCCACGCAATTGGTCGAGGCCTTCAGGTCGACGCTCGAGGAAGTCACAGACGCGGACCTGCTGCTGCACGTCGTCGACGGTTCCGATCCACTGCCCACGGATCAGATCAAGGCGGTGCGCGAGGTGATCACTGAGGTGCTCAGTGAGAATGATGCACCGGCGCCACCCGAACTCATCGTGGTGAACAAGGTCGATGCGGCGGACCCGGTCACATTGACCCAATTGCGCGGACTGTTGCCCGGCGCGTCGTTCGTCTCCGCCCGGACCGGCGAAGGCATCGCGGAGTTGCGGGGGCATCTCTCCGAAGTTCTGGTCCGACCGGAGATCGAGATCAGCGTCCTGCTTCCGTATACCCGGGGCGACCTCATGTCCCGAATTCACGCGGACGGGCAAATTCTCGACTCCTCCCACGGGGAGGACGGCACACGCGTTCATGCGCGGGTGCCCGAGTCGTTGGCCTCGGCCTTGGTTCAGTACGCCGGCAGTGCCTGA